The segment AAGTTATATGTTTTTGGATTTTAGCAAAAATCTGGTAAGCTGACATATTCATCCTTGAGAATATTGTTTCAGATAAGAAAGGCAACATAAAATTAGCCACAAACATACGTTAACTAATAATGCCCAGCACTATTCATGAGAGCTGTGTGGCTATAATGACGGGAAGGGACATTTCTCCAGATGCTAGTTACACGACAGGAGAATTAAGATATTTTGTGAAAATAGCCATGGGCACACTTTAAATTCTTCAGGAAGATGGTAATAAGGAATAAAATACATTGGAATAGAATTCTTTTACCATCTAAGAAACTAAAACATTGATTTCAGGGGAGCATAACTCCTAGAAGTTACAAAGGATGAGATTCTGGCTCTTTGTTAGTTTTATGAAGCTTTCCCAATACAACGTTTCAAATGAAATAGGAAAGTACTGTCCTGgtataattgtttaaaaatgagaagcaatttaaaacaatatatgcAAGGCAGATATTTACCAACAAGAAATCTAAATGCAGGTTCTCCTTCAGATCCTAGAATCTTAATCTTGTGGAAGATGGGGAATGTTACTCCGTAGTTTTTTCTTGCAAAAGATTCTACTTCCTTGCTTGGGCGGGGCTCCGATTCTCCAAACTGATTGCAGGGAAAAGCCAACACGCTGAAGTGGGATGGTCCAAACTCTTTGTGCAGTTCCTTCAGCGCTAAGTAATTTCTGTCTGTGAGTTGGCAGTCACTGGCCACGTTTACAACTAGTGAAACCTCccggaaaaagaaaaaaatccaaccgGAAAGTGaagcaaaagattttaaaaaattctgcaagTAGTTAAAATCCTAAACAATTTGGGGGGACTATAACCTCTGattgatatttttttcctatttttggaCATACGCAGTTCTATTGAAAACTGTAACCTAGACGCCTGGGTTCAGGCCCTGAAATAGTACTGCCATTAAAAAAGCATTAGGTACTcatgaaagtttatttttaaattaaagataaaaCTATGATCCTTGATAAgtgctttttaaagttattagATTATAGAACCAATACTTTTATTAATAAATGTCATCATGTTCACATTGCTAACTATAATTATTTTCCAAACAACTTTACATATCAATTCAGCAcaaaattaaagcattttaaagaaaacGAGATAATTGGTATTTATTATTTAGAAGCAAACTATCAGAACTCTAATAACTAAAGTGATGTACTAATACCATTACTCTGAAGACTAAATTCCAACTTATGACCATGTAACagcaaaaaaatgattttattaagaGGAGTAAACAGAGACAAGGAAAAACGATAACAATAAAAATCAGATGATGCAACTTACTTTGCCTTTAtacttttccagagaaacagtTCTTCCTTTTGCATCCTTCACTTCAAAGGCATAAAAGCTGTTGATTTTAGGTTTGAGGAATTTTAGTTGTAGAAGAAATAGCGTTACTGTGCATAGAACCATAGACAGCAAAACTGCAAATACCTTTGCTCTGGGCCCGGAACATTTTAGCGGGTAAGCTGCAAGAGGCTCCATGTTGGAGGATTCTAGAGGGAAGTCTCAGCAGCCTGGAATTCAAGGAGGAGCTGAAACTTGAAACCGGCTTAGTTGAACGGAAAACCAGGAAGGACAGACTGACTGCTTTCACTGCTAAGGAACAGAAAGACCCCTTCTCAGAGGGGAAATGAAGCGAAACTCCTGAATGAAGCAAGGAGCTCTACAGAATTTCAAAGTATTTGTGATGTAATGATAATTTTTGCTAGAAAAATCAGGACATTTTTGGTAGGTCTTTGACATTCTccctacaaagaaaatatttcgCCAGAAGATGGTGCTCTTGTAACTTGAAAGATATGGAGGGCTCATCCCCATGCTAAGCATCCTgtgtatttattgagcaactgttTGGATGCAGAGGATGGAGTACAATGCTCAGCAATAGTTTAGAATGTAGATTAAATGTGACCTATTCATATGATGTATAGCCTGAAGGATGTTACTATTACATG is part of the Symphalangus syndactylus isolate Jambi chromosome 18, NHGRI_mSymSyn1-v2.1_pri, whole genome shotgun sequence genome and harbors:
- the GPX8 gene encoding probable glutathione peroxidase 8 isoform X3; protein product: MEPLAAYPLKCSGPRAKFGESEPRPSKEVESFARKNYGVTFPIFHKIKILGSEGEPAFRFLVDSSKKEPRWNFWKYLVNPEGQVVKFWRPEEPIEVIRPDIAALVRQVIIKKKEDL
- the GPX8 gene encoding probable glutathione peroxidase 8 isoform X4 → MEPLAAYPLKCSGPRAKVFAVLLSMVLCTVTLFLLQLKFLKPKINSFYAFEVKDAKGRTVSLEKYKGKILQRRNQGGIFGSILSTLRVKL
- the GPX8 gene encoding probable glutathione peroxidase 8 isoform X1, encoding MEPLAAYPLKCSGPRAKVFAVLLSMVLCTVTLFLLQLKFLKPKINSFYAFEVKDAKGRTVSLEKYKGKVSLVVNVASDCQLTDRNYLALKELHKEFGPSHFSVLAFPCNQFGESEPRPSKEVESFARKNYGVTFPIFHKIKILGSEGEPAFRFLVDSSKKEPRWNFWKYLVNPEGQVVKFWRPEEPIEVIRPDIAALVRQVIIKKKEDL
- the GPX8 gene encoding probable glutathione peroxidase 8 isoform X2, which gives rise to MEPLAAYPLKCSGPRAKVSLVVNVASDCQLTDRNYLALKELHKEFGPSHFSVLAFPCNQFGESEPRPSKEVESFARKNYGVTFPIFHKIKILGSEGEPAFRFLVDSSKKEPRWNFWKYLVNPEGQVVKFWRPEEPIEVIRPDIAALVRQVIIKKKEDL